From the Bradyrhizobium ontarionense genome, the window CGCCGCCGACGACCACCACGCGCCCCTTCTTCGCCGCGAGCGCCAACAGCACGTCGGTATCGCGGCTGTCACGGAACGTATGAACGCCCGGTAGATCGGCGCCGGGCACGGGAAGCCGCAGCGGCAGTGAGCCGGTGGCCAGAACCAGGCGCGAGAACGCCACGTTCTCATCGTTCTCGATCTGGAGCTCGCGGCGGCCGACATCGATGGCGGTCACGCGCGCACCGTATTTCAGTGTCACGCCGCGCTCCCGCCACCAAGTGGCTGGCTTGAGCTCGATCTCGTGGGACGCGGCCTCGCCGGCCAGCACCGACGACAACAGCACGCGATTGTAGGCCAGCCGCGGCTCCTCGCCGATGACGGCGATCGCGTAGCGGCCGAGCGCGGTCTGCGACAGCTCTTCGGCCAGCTTTGCCGCGGCCATGCCATTGCCGACGATGACGAGTGGTTCACTCAACGGGCCTACTCCGCCGCCTGCGCCTTGCCATAGGCTTCCGCGATCATGTAGCCGGACAGCGTGCCGTAGGCGGCGGTCCAGGCCGCCGCGACGTCATCCGTCCAGGCGTCGCCGAGCCCCTTCTCCAGCGTCCACAGCAGCGCGGAGCCCACCACCGGATAATGCTCCGGCTTGGCGCCATAGCCGACATGGCGCTTGGCGAGCGCGCTCGCCGCCGGCAGCACCGTCTGCAAATTCGACAGACCGCCGACGACCACCGCAAGTGTGCCCATCAGCTTCTTGCGCTGCTCGGTCATATCGGCGGGAAACATCGCCTTCACCTGAGGCGCGACCTCGAACAGGCGATCGTAGAAAATGACCGCGGCCTGCTCCGAGATCGGCGCGACCTTGGCGAAGCTGTCCTGAACGAGCTCGATCTGAGACGGCGTCATGGGAAATCCTGCGATGATGGAAACGAGAACCCGTTAGTCGCCTGGGGCGGAGGACGGTTCGATTCGACCTCCGCCGCCGAAATCGTCATGCCGCTTCGACGAAGCGGTGCCGCTCGTAGAGGAACTCCAGCACGCGCTGGCGGCACTTGACGTAGGTAGCATTCGTCGCGAGGTCGAGCCGCTTGCGCGGCCGCGGCAGCGCGACATCGAGCACCTCGCCGATGCGCGCGCTCGGCCCGTTGGTCATCATCACGATGCGGTCCGACAGCAGCACGGCCTCGTCGACGTCGTGCGTGATCATAAGGATCGTGTTGCCGAGCTTCTGGTGCAGCGCCATCACGGAGTCCTGCAGATGCGCGCGGGTCAGCGCGTCGAGCGCGCCGAACGGCTCGTCGAGCAGCAGCACCTTCGGCTCCATCGCGAGCGCACGCGCGATGCCGACGCGCTGCTTCATGCCGCCCGAGATCTCGTTGGGCCGCTTGTCCTTGGCATGCGTCATCTGCACCAGGTTGAGATTGTGCAGGGTCCAGGCGTCGCGCTCGGCCCGGGTCTTGGTCTTGCTGAACACCTTGTCGACGCCGAGCCGCACATTCTCGTAGACCGTGAGCCAGGGCAGCAGGCTGTGGTTCTGGAACACGACGGCGCGGTCCGGCCCGGGCGAGTTCACCTCGCGCTCCTCCAGCAGCACGCCGCCGGTGGTCGCCGTGGTGAGACCCGCCACGATGTTGAGCATCGTCGACTTGCCGCAGCCGGAGTGGCCGATGATCGAGACGTACTCGCCCTTCGCGATCGAGAGATTGATGTCCTTCAGCACTTCGGTCGTCGTGGTGCCGCGGGTGAAGGTCTTGTCGACGTGATCGAGCTTCAGATAGGCCATGATCCGTTACCTCTCAGTTCGTCGCGGTGCCGCGGGTGAC encodes:
- a CDS encoding ABC transporter ATP-binding protein, whose protein sequence is MAYLKLDHVDKTFTRGTTTTEVLKDINLSIAKGEYVSIIGHSGCGKSTMLNIVAGLTTATTGGVLLEEREVNSPGPDRAVVFQNHSLLPWLTVYENVRLGVDKVFSKTKTRAERDAWTLHNLNLVQMTHAKDKRPNEISGGMKQRVGIARALAMEPKVLLLDEPFGALDALTRAHLQDSVMALHQKLGNTILMITHDVDEAVLLSDRIVMMTNGPSARIGEVLDVALPRPRKRLDLATNATYVKCRQRVLEFLYERHRFVEAA
- a CDS encoding globin family protein, with translation MTPSQIELVQDSFAKVAPISEQAAVIFYDRLFEVAPQVKAMFPADMTEQRKKLMGTLAVVVGGLSNLQTVLPAASALAKRHVGYGAKPEHYPVVGSALLWTLEKGLGDAWTDDVAAAWTAAYGTLSGYMIAEAYGKAQAAE